Proteins found in one Acanthopagrus latus isolate v.2019 chromosome 3, fAcaLat1.1, whole genome shotgun sequence genomic segment:
- the LOC119016802 gene encoding UPF0500 protein C1orf216 homolog isoform X1 codes for MQPLGAICRFFCVSCRRRLADRHLFTQIRHIHPGTGLFCETQSRSVMLQHQDQPLNSAYGGHGGSNNGSSSSLRNRKGDKDGNFNFLPGKGDDGYTGSGGGGGDENRNQVRPRNLGPLGRDPPNSSPSSGYHHGSGLLSPRSRLPCWSPLEPLPEIECGDDGYGRVPPDGAEEGRMEEEVRRVMMSQNEEKQRQKREQQRRKSSLMEDDEEWGDSESDSELSYRSGGSMSSLNLDSTGEGMLMGGWDRIGVGEPKSNHQEDGNSNRDPAVRQRSFSRKSLTGRNLGNLLEEGAEEQDGNDGSSDSDADLPELMDAVWTLRDRERFKAQEMEKHQVQLTMYRRLALIRWVRTLQSRIQEQQNRLQSSFDIILTQRKELLRMGAANAVANAAPAAAVSQS; via the exons ATGCAGCCGTTGGGCGCCATTTGTcgttttttctgtgtttcctgccGTCGTCGTCTCGCAGACAGACATCTTTTTACACAGATAAGACACATCCACCCAGGAACGGGACTATTTTG tgaGACTCAGTCGAGGTCAGTGATGCTTCAACATCAGGACCAGCCTCTGAACTCGGCCTACGGAGGGCACGGAGGCTCCAACAAtggctcctcttcctcgctgAGAAACAGGAAGGGCGACAAAGACGGCAACTTCAACTTCCTGCCTGGCAAAGGGGATGATGGCTACAcaggcagcggaggaggaggaggagatgagaatCGAAACCAGGTGCGCCCACGCAACTTAGGTCCGCTGGGTCGCGACCCTCCAAACTCCTCGCCGTCTTCTGGGTATCACCACGGCTCAGGGCTTCTGTCTCCACGCTCCCGTCTGCCCTGCTGGAGCCCGCTGGAGCCCCTACCTGAAATAGAGTGCGGGGACGATGGTTACGGCCGAGTGCCTCCTGACGGAGCGGAGGAAGGTAGGATGGAAGAAGAGGTGAGGAGGGTGATGATGAGCCAgaatgaggagaaacagagacagaagagggagcagcagaggaggaaaagcagCCTCATGGAAGACGATGAAGAATGGGGAGACAGCGAATCCGATTCTGAGCTTAGCTACCGGTCTGGTGGCAGCATGTCCTCTCTCAACCTGGACAGTACGGGCGAAGGGATGCTCATGGGAGGCTGGGACCGCATCGGAGTCGGGGAACCCAAATCCAACCACCAGGAGGATGGAAACAGCAACAGAGATCCAGCTGTGCGACAGAGAAGCTTCAGTCGCAAGTCGCTGACAGGAAGAAACCTGGGAAACCTCCTGGAGGAAGGAGCAGAAGAGCAAGATGGAAACGACGGCTCCTCAGACTCCGACGCCGACCTGCCAGAGCTGATGGACGCCGTGTGGACGCTGCGAGATCGTGAACGTTTCAAGGCCCAGGAGATGGAGAAGCACCAGGTGCAGCTGACCATGTACCGCCGCCTGGCGCTGATCCGCTGGGTCCGCACCCTGCAGAGCCGCATCCAGGAGCAGCAGAACCGCCTGCAGTCCAGCTTCGACATCATCCTCACTCAAAGGAAGGAACTGCTGCGCATGGGCGCCGCCAACGCCGTGGCCAATGCtgcgcctgctgctgctgtcagccaatcataa
- the LOC119016802 gene encoding UPF0500 protein C1orf216 homolog isoform X2 — protein MGETQSRSVMLQHQDQPLNSAYGGHGGSNNGSSSSLRNRKGDKDGNFNFLPGKGDDGYTGSGGGGGDENRNQVRPRNLGPLGRDPPNSSPSSGYHHGSGLLSPRSRLPCWSPLEPLPEIECGDDGYGRVPPDGAEEGRMEEEVRRVMMSQNEEKQRQKREQQRRKSSLMEDDEEWGDSESDSELSYRSGGSMSSLNLDSTGEGMLMGGWDRIGVGEPKSNHQEDGNSNRDPAVRQRSFSRKSLTGRNLGNLLEEGAEEQDGNDGSSDSDADLPELMDAVWTLRDRERFKAQEMEKHQVQLTMYRRLALIRWVRTLQSRIQEQQNRLQSSFDIILTQRKELLRMGAANAVANAAPAAAVSQS, from the exons ATGGG tgaGACTCAGTCGAGGTCAGTGATGCTTCAACATCAGGACCAGCCTCTGAACTCGGCCTACGGAGGGCACGGAGGCTCCAACAAtggctcctcttcctcgctgAGAAACAGGAAGGGCGACAAAGACGGCAACTTCAACTTCCTGCCTGGCAAAGGGGATGATGGCTACAcaggcagcggaggaggaggaggagatgagaatCGAAACCAGGTGCGCCCACGCAACTTAGGTCCGCTGGGTCGCGACCCTCCAAACTCCTCGCCGTCTTCTGGGTATCACCACGGCTCAGGGCTTCTGTCTCCACGCTCCCGTCTGCCCTGCTGGAGCCCGCTGGAGCCCCTACCTGAAATAGAGTGCGGGGACGATGGTTACGGCCGAGTGCCTCCTGACGGAGCGGAGGAAGGTAGGATGGAAGAAGAGGTGAGGAGGGTGATGATGAGCCAgaatgaggagaaacagagacagaagagggagcagcagaggaggaaaagcagCCTCATGGAAGACGATGAAGAATGGGGAGACAGCGAATCCGATTCTGAGCTTAGCTACCGGTCTGGTGGCAGCATGTCCTCTCTCAACCTGGACAGTACGGGCGAAGGGATGCTCATGGGAGGCTGGGACCGCATCGGAGTCGGGGAACCCAAATCCAACCACCAGGAGGATGGAAACAGCAACAGAGATCCAGCTGTGCGACAGAGAAGCTTCAGTCGCAAGTCGCTGACAGGAAGAAACCTGGGAAACCTCCTGGAGGAAGGAGCAGAAGAGCAAGATGGAAACGACGGCTCCTCAGACTCCGACGCCGACCTGCCAGAGCTGATGGACGCCGTGTGGACGCTGCGAGATCGTGAACGTTTCAAGGCCCAGGAGATGGAGAAGCACCAGGTGCAGCTGACCATGTACCGCCGCCTGGCGCTGATCCGCTGGGTCCGCACCCTGCAGAGCCGCATCCAGGAGCAGCAGAACCGCCTGCAGTCCAGCTTCGACATCATCCTCACTCAAAGGAAGGAACTGCTGCGCATGGGCGCCGCCAACGCCGTGGCCAATGCtgcgcctgctgctgctgtcagccaatcataa